In the genome of Cryptomeria japonica chromosome 8, Sugi_1.0, whole genome shotgun sequence, one region contains:
- the LOC131072447 gene encoding probable galacturonosyltransferase-like 3 — protein sequence MYGLSPQASGLLVILLLMSSPVVFQMPAMARIIRETTVNVDISRTVPGFSKLPTVVRERLHIPQRSWSLPVFQEAPAFRNGKECVITTPPWMAMMSSENHEKEDEELCDSNAVHIAMTLDAAYLRGVVAGILSILQHAACPENVVFHFLASDREADLKDALMATFPYLRFKLYHFDENIVKDKISYSIRQALDQPLNYARSYLADILPRCVGRIIYLDSDLVVVDDIAKLWETSLDSHMLAAPEYCHANFTKYFTDDFWSDPVLSQTFQGKKACYFNTGVMVIDLVRWRQGSYTLKIEEWMEVQKKRRIYELGSLPPFLLVFAGEVEAVDHRWNQHGLGGDNFEGRCRNLHPGPVSLLHWSGKGKPWLRLDLRQSCPLDSLWAPYDLFQSTSVLH from the coding sequence ATGTATGGACTTTCACCCCAAGCAAGCGGCCTGCTTGTGATCCTTCTGTTGATGAGCAGTCCTGTGGTGTTTCAGATGCCTGCCATGGCGAGAATCATCCGGGAGACCACTGTAAATGTTGATATTTCAAGAACAGTTCCAGGGTTTAGCAAGCTTCCTACCGTGGTACGAGAACGCCTGCATATTCCTCAAAGATCTTGGAGCCTTCCTGTTTTCCAAGAAGCTCCGGCGTTCCGTAACGGCAAAGAATGCGTCATTACAACGCCGCCATGGATGGCGATGATGTCCTCGGAGAATcatgagaaggaagatgaggagcTCTGCGATTCGAACGCGGTACATATTGCAATGACACTGGACGCTGCTTATTTGAGAGGAGTCGTGGCGGGAATTCTGTCAATTCTCCAGCACGCTGCGTGCCCTGAGAATGTCGTGTTCCATTTCTTGGCTTCGGACAGGGAAGCCGATCTCAAGGATGCTCTCATGGCGACTTTTCCTTATCTGCGCTTCAAACTTTACCATTTCGACGAAAATATTGTCAAGGACAAGATTTCCTACTCCATTCGCCAGGCTTTAGATCAGCCGCTGAATTATGCCCGCTCTTATTTGGCTGATATTCTGCCTCGCTGCGTGGGAAGAATCATTTATCTGGACTCCGATTTGGTTGTGGTGGACGACATAGCAAAGCTTTGGGAAACCAGTCTGGATTCTCACATGCTTGCCGCTCCCGAGTACTGCCATGCGAATTTCACAAAGTATTTCACCGATGATTTCTGGTCCGATCCAGTTCTGTCCCAAACATTCCAGGGCAAAAAAGCTTGTTATTTTAACACAGGGGTTATGGTGATCGATTTGGTGAGATGGCGGCAAGGTTCGTACACATTAAAGATCGAGGAATGGATGGAAGTGCAGAAGAAGAGACGGATCTACGAGCTAGGTTCTCTGCCGCCATTTTTGCTGGTGTTCGCAGGAGAAGTGGAAGCAGTGGATCACAGGTGGAATCAGCACGGATTGGGAGGGGACAATTTCGAAGGGCGGTGCAGAAATCTTCATCCTGGCCCTGTAAGTCTTCTCCATTGGAGTGGCAAAGGGAAACCCTGGCTGCGTCTTGATCTGAGGCAATCCTGTCCTCTGGACTCCCTCTGGGCTCCTTACGATCTCTTCCAGTCCACCTCTGTCCTCCATTGA